In a genomic window of Streptococcus oralis subsp. tigurinus:
- the dnaB gene encoding replicative DNA helicase, producing MAEVEELRVQPQDILAEQSVLGAIFIDESKLVFVREYIDSRDFFKYAHRLIFQAMIDLSDRGEAIDATTVRTILDSQGDLQNIGGLSYLVEIVNSVPTSANAEYYAKIVAEKAMLRRLISKLTESVNQAYEASKPADEIIAQAEKGLIDVSENANRSGFKNIRDILNINFGNLEVRSQQTTDITGIATGYRDLDHMTTGLHEEELIILAARPAVGKTAFALNIAQNIGTKLDKTVAIFSLEMGAESLVDRMLAAEGLVESHSIRTGQLTDEEWQKYTIAQGNLANASIYIDDTPGIRITEIRSRSRKLAQETGNLGLILIDYLQLITGTGRENRQQEVSEISRQLKILAKELKVPVIALSQLSRGVEQRQDKRPVLSDIRESGSIEQDADIVAFLYRDDYYDRAGEEEEGIPNNKVEVIIEKNRSGARGTVELIFQKEYNKFSSISKREA from the coding sequence ATGGCAGAAGTAGAGGAACTGCGAGTTCAACCTCAGGATATTTTGGCAGAACAATCTGTTTTGGGGGCTATTTTCATAGATGAGAGTAAGCTCGTTTTTGTCCGAGAATACATTGATTCCCGTGACTTCTTTAAGTATGCCCATCGGTTGATTTTCCAAGCGATGATAGACTTGTCGGATCGTGGGGAAGCGATTGATGCGACGACGGTTCGGACGATTTTGGATAGTCAAGGTGATCTCCAAAATATTGGTGGCCTGTCCTATCTTGTCGAAATTGTCAACTCTGTACCAACTTCAGCTAATGCAGAATATTATGCTAAAATCGTAGCCGAAAAGGCTATGCTACGTCGCTTGATTTCCAAGTTGACAGAGTCTGTCAACCAAGCCTATGAGGCTTCTAAGCCTGCAGATGAAATCATCGCTCAGGCTGAAAAGGGACTCATTGATGTTAGCGAAAACGCCAATCGTAGTGGGTTCAAGAATATTCGCGATATTTTAAATATCAACTTTGGGAACTTAGAAGTTCGGTCACAACAAACAACGGATATCACTGGTATTGCAACGGGCTATCGAGATTTGGACCATATGACGACAGGTCTCCACGAGGAGGAGCTAATTATCCTAGCGGCGCGACCAGCGGTTGGTAAGACGGCCTTTGCCTTGAATATTGCTCAGAACATTGGGACTAAGTTGGACAAGACGGTAGCTATCTTTTCACTGGAAATGGGTGCGGAAAGTCTAGTAGACCGTATGTTGGCGGCCGAAGGCTTGGTGGAGTCTCATTCTATCCGTACAGGTCAATTGACTGATGAGGAGTGGCAAAAGTATACCATTGCTCAAGGGAACCTAGCCAACGCGAGTATCTATATCGATGATACGCCAGGGATTCGAATCACGGAAATTCGTTCGCGCTCACGTAAACTGGCTCAAGAAACAGGCAATCTAGGCTTGATTTTGATCGACTACCTACAGCTTATCACAGGGACTGGTCGTGAGAACCGCCAACAAGAAGTCTCTGAAATTTCTCGTCAGTTGAAAATCCTAGCTAAGGAGCTAAAGGTTCCAGTCATTGCTCTCAGTCAGTTATCTCGTGGTGTGGAACAGCGTCAGGATAAGAGACCAGTCTTGTCTGATATTCGTGAATCGGGTTCCATTGAGCAGGATGCGGATATCGTAGCCTTTCTATATCGTGACGACTATTATGATCGTGCGGGTGAAGAAGAGGAAGGAATTCCAAATAACAAGGTAGAGGTTATCATCGAGAAAAACCGTAGTGGGGCTCGTGGAACGGTGGAATTGATTTTCCAAAAAGAATACAATAAATTTTCAAGTATCTCAAAGAGGGAGGCATAA
- a CDS encoding Veg family protein: MSDAFTDVAKMKKIKEEIKAHEGQVVEMTLENGRKRQKNRLGKLIEVYPSLFIVEFGDVEGDKQANVYVESFTYSDILTEKNLIHYLDQES, from the coding sequence ATGTCAGATGCATTTACAGATGTAGCCAAGATGAAAAAAATCAAAGAAGAGATCAAGGCGCATGAGGGACAAGTCGTTGAAATGACTTTGGAAAATGGCCGTAAGCGCCAAAAAAACAGACTGGGTAAGTTAATTGAGGTTTATCCATCTTTATTTATCGTTGAATTTGGGGATGTTGAAGGAGACAAACAAGCCAATGTTTATGTTGAATCCTTCACCTACTCAGATATCTTAACAGAGAAGAATTTGATTCATTATCTAGACCAAGAATCCTAA
- a CDS encoding CHAP domain-containing protein produces the protein MTFFKSGVKKSRCTQLSVGLATLFVTSTFLFGGESVQADSVARGDDYPLHYKNGSVEIDQWRMYSRQCTSFAAFRLSSVNGFEIPPAYGNANEWGHRARREGYRVDTKPEVGAIAWSTEGYYGHVAWVSNVSGDTIEIEEYNYGVREKYNRRKVKASSMTGFIHFRDLSATHSVSEGSRNSELPSSGTIVFTGKSPIMDQPSSTGQVIDYYYAGESVSYDQVLEKDGYKWLGYLSYSGARRYVQYAELSNTEKGWKKEGGSWYYRENGKLVIGWKKVNDNWYHLKENGAMSTGWIKDGSHWYYLKASGEMQTGWLKENGTWYYLESSGAMKSSQWFQVGGKYYYVNASGALAVNTTVDGYQVDSNGARI, from the coding sequence ATGACGTTTTTTAAATCAGGAGTTAAGAAGAGTAGATGTACTCAGTTGAGTGTAGGGCTGGCTACTTTGTTCGTTACGAGTACCTTTTTGTTTGGTGGGGAATCGGTTCAAGCCGACAGTGTAGCGCGTGGAGATGATTATCCGCTTCACTACAAAAATGGTAGTGTAGAAATCGACCAGTGGCGGATGTATTCTCGCCAGTGTACCTCTTTTGCGGCCTTTCGTTTGAGTAGTGTAAATGGCTTTGAGATTCCTCCTGCTTACGGAAATGCGAATGAATGGGGACATCGTGCAAGGCGAGAAGGCTACCGTGTGGATACTAAGCCAGAAGTTGGAGCTATTGCTTGGTCGACAGAAGGTTATTATGGGCACGTGGCCTGGGTATCAAATGTATCAGGGGATACGATTGAAATCGAAGAGTATAACTATGGGGTTCGAGAAAAGTATAACCGTCGAAAAGTCAAGGCTAGTTCGATGACAGGTTTTATTCATTTCAGGGATTTATCAGCTACCCATAGTGTGAGTGAGGGTTCTCGTAACTCAGAGCTTCCGTCCAGCGGGACAATAGTATTCACGGGGAAATCGCCGATTATGGACCAACCGTCAAGTACAGGACAGGTTATTGATTACTATTATGCTGGTGAGAGTGTGAGTTATGATCAAGTTCTTGAAAAGGATGGTTATAAGTGGCTCGGCTATCTATCCTACAGTGGTGCTAGAAGATATGTGCAGTATGCAGAGTTAAGCAATACAGAGAAAGGCTGGAAAAAAGAAGGAGGGAGTTGGTATTACCGAGAGAATGGTAAGCTAGTGATAGGCTGGAAAAAAGTTAACGACAATTGGTATCATTTAAAAGAAAATGGGGCCATGTCAACTGGCTGGATTAAGGATGGCTCTCACTGGTATTATCTAAAGGCTTCAGGTGAGATGCAGACGGGATGGCTCAAGGAAAATGGAACATGGTATTATTTGGAGAGTTCAGGGGCTATGAAGTCTAGCCAGTGGTTCCAAGTAGGAGGAAAGTATTACTACGTTAATGCTTCAGGGGCTTTAGCAGTGAATACCACTGTGGATGGCTATCAAGTAGATAGTAACGGAGCTAGAATCTAG